ctggtaatagctcatccaaagtgaccactctccctacaatgtgcatgataatcaaggtgggccatttccagcacaaatccaggctttctcacccccccccccaccccaacacacacacaaactcactctcctgctggcaatagctcatccaaactgaccactctccccacaatgtgcatgacaatcaaggtgggccatttccagcataaatccaagtttaaccagaacgtctggggggagggggggggaggaaaaaacaaggggaaataggctaccttgcataatgacttagccactcccagtctctatttaagcctaaattaatagtatccaatttgcaaatgaattccaattcagcagtttctagctggagtctggatttgaagtttttttgttgtaagatagcgaccttcatgtctgtgattgcatgcctagagagattgaagtgttctccgactggtttatgaatgttataattcttgacatctgatttgtgtccatttattcttttacgtagagactgtccagtttgaccaatgtacatggcagaggggcattgctggcacatgatggcacatatcacattggtggatgtgcaggtgaacgagcctctgatagtgtggctgatgtttttaggccctgtgatggtgtcccctgaatagatatgtgggcacagttggcaacgggctttgttgcaaggataggttcctgggttagtggttctgttgtgtggtatgtggttgtcggtgagtatttgcttcaggttggggggctgtctgtaggcaaggactggcctgtctcccaagatttgtgagagtgttgggtcatcctttaggataggttgtagatccttaataatgcgttggaggggttttagttgggggctgaaggtgacagctagtggcattctgttattttctttgttaggcctgtcctgtagtaggtgacttctgggaactcttctggctctatcaatctgtttcttcacttccgcaggtgggtattgtagttgtaagaatgcttaatagagatcttgtaggtgtttgtctctgtctgaggggttggagcaaatgcaaaCACTTATGTGCTGGAATTaataggggattttttttaaaaaattatgaagtGTTTGATCCCTGAGGGCAGCAGGCTTTTCACATTTATAAGTGCTGATTACCAGGTTTACTCATGCATCATATGAAATTTGAGTTATGTCCTTCCAGTTATTTAAAATCACCTTGAGATGAACTGCAACTAaagttttaagtttttttttcctcattcaaATTCACAGGCTAGCAAATAACTGCTCcccaagagaagaatgagagggaaatgggacatttcaaataaaagaaataaaagtgctAATTTCTGAACCAAAATGGTTTAACCATGACACATGAAGAAAAATGTAGAGTGTGATACGTACACTTGGCAAGAACACATCATCAATATCTGATGAGCTTAAACCTGTTATTTCTTAGCTGGATTCCACATCGGTTATTCataagaaaaaaacagaatttgagttcagtgggttttgaatcaggcTACGAGTGAAGACAGCAGTTAAGAATAAGTTTACAATAATAGAAAATATACCCACCCAGAGTCTATCATCTATGTTGCCAACGAAGCCAATCTTCTAGGCTTTCCCAAGATACTTTTTATTTCTGGTATTTTTTTCAGGAATTTATTAGTTCATAGTCTggcagagtttaaggccagatggaACCATTGGATCGTCTATTGCATTGGTTCCCAAACTTCTTAGCATCACGCTCCCGTTTTAATTTTTGAGAAACCCTCATGCCCACCTCTCCTTTACCATCATCCAACCCCCCTTTTAACAAATTaaatttgtcatttaaaatttaaaaataaacacaaaaacttgatataatttttttatttaaaattaaaaataagcacAAATTTTTCTTGGCacaaaaatttaataaaaatgtaatttaaaataagaaatagcaTAAACAAAATGAATATAATGTGAAGGATGCTGCTGCATTTTCTTCACGAGTTGGGAAATCCTAGGTTTGAGAGATGAAAGTGTGCAATGCAAATTGTTTTCAACATCCAGTCGAttcctttgtttcatttttattatgacTAAACTTGAAAAGCTTTTTTCACAGAGGTATGCTGATGAAAATGGAAGAATAATACGTAGCACATCTTCTCCAACTTTCAGGTAAATTGGGAAATATTTTATCCAAAATTCCTCCAGGtttaagttttcaaaaatatcttTCACACTTGAATCATATTTCATTTTGAGTGCTTGTTCTTGCAATACTTCTTGCAATGAATTGACATCAACGTTGAATGGATTACATGCTAATTTATGAACGGGGTTGCCGGAAAAGTTGTCTGGAAAACAGTGGATGAATTGGTCAGCAAGGCAGTCCAGATGAAACACAATTTTGTTCTTCACATCCTCTTTACAAAGTTCTTGGAAACCTTCATTTTCAGCAAGTGATGAAAATGTTGGAAAAGATAAAAAGTTAGGCGTCTGGCTTGTGTTTGACATTTCCAAAGCTTGATTTTTTCTGTAAATGCTTTGATGGCATCGTGGTGTGCTATAATGTTTGCAGCGTTGTTTCCTTGCAGCTTCAAATTGAGATTGTTCAAAGATTCAAAAATGTCCACGAGGTACGCCAGTGAAAGTTGAAACGTTTGTTCTGTAAATGCACAATATAATTCTTCTTTTTTCTGCTGCTTGAGGAAAATTTCCACTTTGTCTTTCAGTCCGAATAATCTCGAAATCATGTTCCCTTTGGAAAGCCATTGTACCTCCATGTGAAACAGAAGAATTTTATGATCCACTCCCAAATCCATGCAAAAAACTGCAAAAAGTCTTGTATTTAAAGTGCTGTTCTTCACAAAATTGACAACTTTGATGGCCAAATTCAACAAGTCATATAGGTCATCAGGAAGGGTTTaaggctggatttttttctttcaccaGTGTCACAAATCCAGAGCGAGAGCCAAGCATCACTGGAGCACCGTCTGTGCATACACCAACCAGTTTTTCCCATGAAAGTCCATTTTCTTCAAAAGAGTCGGAAACCATTTTCATAACATCAGAAGCCTTTGATGTGGTCATCAATTCCTTCAAAAAAAGCAGTTGTTCTTTCACAGTTCCATCATTAATTAACCAAACATAGATGAACAACTGACAGCATTGTGCTACATCAGTGGTATCGTCGCACTGAATTGTGAAAAAAGGAGAAGCTTTCACTGCCTCCACAACTTGAAGTTTTAGATCTTTCGCCATATCATCGATGCAACTTTTCACGGAATTGTCAGAAAGCAAaatttccaatatttttttcttgcttttggcACCAAGCACAATATCAGCTGCTTTCAACAAGCAACGCTTCACAAGAGTTTCTCCTATTATGTGCGCTTTCTTGGCTTTAGCGATGAGCAATGACAGTTCATAAGACGCTTCTACCGCTTTGGCCGATGCTTGATGAAAAGCTTCTGTAGTGTCCAGATTCATGCGTTTTACATTTTGAAGTTTAGCAGCAAAAAACTCTTTTGGTTTGTCTTTCAAAGCACTGTGGTTCTTTGTCAAGTGTCGCTCAAGACGACTAGGTCTCAAGGCATCATTGCTGAGAACTACGTGGCATACTACGCATTGAGGATGATCAATCCTGTTTTTTTCCATGACGGTGAAACCATACTTAATGTAGTCTTCATCATACTTCCTTTTCTTAATCCCAGCCATAATATACtaataaaaaaatctataaaaaataattttcctgatTTGTGAATAATAAGGGACACAAATTAATTTGAGTTATCGCAAATGTTTATTTACTACTACTATTATGTACAGATGTGTGCTGCCCTATATATACCTCACCACCAATCTGGCAAGTAGCTGGTCTTGTGCGGTGAGTGGTGGAGGTAACCACTCCCATGACAGAACAGTCTCAAACACTCTTGTGAGCGAGCtaggaagttttaaaaagttccaTCGCTTTTTACATCATTCGTTGGCCTCCCCATCGACCGAAATGGCACTCCTATACGTCGAAaggcaaaaaaaatatatatatatatattcgcAGTTGGTGGTATGAAATTTGAAAACATTGCAGTTATATACTTTTATTTAttgttgtatttttattattattgtactttGTTATACCTTTATTCTTGTCTACTTATATTCATAATAAAAAATGAGAAGATTGTTAATACTTTATTGTAGTTAAATAATATAGGCCTGTAATTGGACAATTTTATGAATAGTTGTTGTTATGTATACAGAATATGTATAATTGTCTGTTGgtctattaaataaataaatacataaaattttcactgataaaaatgtttttgttatgAAAATTTCACAGCCTCATGCCCCCTAGGAATTTCttcaccccccagctcccccatttGAGAACTGATCTATTGTGACCTCCTGtttatcacaggccattaaatttcacccagctacCCCAGTATTAGTTCAATAACtaatttgactaaagcatatcctCCAGTAAGgcagccaatcttgatttgagACATTGAGATGGAGAATCCCCTGCTTCCCTCGAttgtttgttccagtgcttaacaccctcgctgttaaaaatgtgttCCTAATCAATTCAACCGACTGAGGTTTTCCATTGTGGAAAAATGGTtgagtttttaagaacagatttatTTTCTGAGCTTCTTGCACCAGTACAATTTGAATGCATGGTGTTAGTTGTATGGGTTTATTGACTTGCCTGCATTTCTACATTTCTTTTTAAGTCAGAAAGTCACTGGCTCTTACCTGTAAGATCTTCCATGCTCTGGATACTTGCATTCCTACTGTTCTAGTAACTTCGGGCCAAATTTTCAACCTGGCCTTCACCCGTCCATCATTATTTGCATCCACGGTTATTTGAACATTCAGTTTAGGTCACCTGGACTTCTTCATAACTCATCTGAAGGTGCATATAACTGTTGATGTAAAAATGGAGCCCAACttctaaaaacatttttgttaatttcaTAACATCCTTTACCCAACGCTGGCTCTAAAATTTTGTGGAGGGTTAAATTTATTTACATCCATGATAACATCATCTGTAGTTTTCAAGACTGCGTTTAAGTTCTGGATACCCTTTCTTTTCCTCATTATAAAAGAGCACAGAGATCAAGAAACAGAGCCAAATCCATTACTAAAACAAGCAGGTGAAAATCCTTTGACTttggctgaggttttcaaagaagcctaagagCGTCAGGTACAGAACTGCCATTGACATTTAATATTTAAAGTTATATTTTTGCTTATTTAcaaatcattttttaatttttttattctcaAAAGTTATTGAGCGTGTCCTATGGGGGCGGAGTGCCCTCCCCACTCATTGACTTCTTGTATTctgaaatcccactgacttctcaAGCCTTGTTCTGAATTCCTTGCTCCCTCAAAATTGcccttgatttcaaagggagttttgtgAGTACAAGAAACGCAAAATTGGGCCCTTAATAAACTGAAGTTGACACTTTTATGATGTGTGTTcagaggcaggaggagagggaaggtcTCAACATGACTCGTGTACAATAAAAATAAGGCAGCATCATGTTCAAGAAACTGAATTTCCCTTTGAAAGCCTTATGGACGCCTACATTTCTGGTAGTACTCAAACTTAAAAACAAAGGtgtacaaagaaataataaagaCAAGCACtatttaaacattaaaatgtatgtaaAGGCATCCTGTCTATCCCAAAATACTGATGGACAACAGACCTCACCCGTCTGAATGATTGCCCCCAAactcccaccaccaccaacctCTTACGCAGCTGAGAGTCTGATAAATGTAATTAGATTAGAAAACCTTTCTTTCAGAATATAgacacagttttattttttttaagagcaggttgtcTGTAAACTATATAAGAACAAGTACAATTTATATCTTGTTTGACAAAGATTAGATAGGTATAATTGCTTGTGTTATTTCATTCCCCTCTGTGGGAGGAAAGAATGGAGTGGATATTACCCTGAACACCTTTCTTTCAGACTCAATATCCTGTCATCGTTGACACCAGTTTATATTCTCTGGGTTAACTACTACTTTTTCTAGAGCATTCTGGAATTTGCTTTACtacttctctgtgtctcagttacATTATCCTCCAAACTCTTCGTTTTCTTCCACTTAATCAAGGCTTGGACCCAGACTCATTCAGATCTGACCTCTCTTTTGCCAATCTTTTTATTTCACTTGTAGAGGTATtcataatattttcaaaagatttAATGTCTTCAAGTACAGATCTAGCATTAGCTGGGTGACCATGGTTACCGACTCCCTTTCTCACAGACATTGATGAGTGTGTCAGTCATTTGGCCCCTGCAGGAACGCTGATATCACTAAAAAGTTTTGTTACTAGACATCTTTATCTGTGTTGACATATCAAGGACCTGATTCCCTTCTTACATAAGTAGGGCTGAATTTAGGGTCACCCTGCATGCCAACTTCAAGGGGGCACCAAACCACTGCACCACTCagctttccttccccaccccactttgCTCTGATTAGctggctttccccctccctgctactCCCTCCCTTGGCTGCTTTTGGGGGGGCGGGTCAGGATGCTGAAAACATTTTCCATCCTGACATTCAAAACAGCTAGAGCTCCACCTGTACGTAGGGTTTGCAGtgatataactccactgactgaaatggaattatttctgattttcactgatataagggagaggagaatccgGCCTCAAATTTTTTATTACACATGCTTTCTTCATGTTTCTTTTGGAGGCTGTTAGTGGTGGGGATTAGAACACGCACAAAGTCTTGCCACCTTCCCGTAAGAGGACAGTATTTTACCTAATTTAAAGGATCCAATCTTGCGTCACTTGTGAACACACAACTCCCCATTGGTGTCAAAGGACTTGGTCTATTTTCTGATGTCGCTATTTGTTTTGCAGACATTATGTGTGAtactttatatttttcttttgctaaTCTTTAGAAGTATGTACCTTAGGCAAAGCAGTAACACTTTTTTAAAGTATGTCCTGAAAGTGATTAATATTAGAGAGAGGCTCtaaccaaaatcccagatcagAGCACCCTTTGTGTTTTGATCAGGATCTGAACTTTGCATCTGGCAACTACTGTATGTCTGTAATGGGCAGAGCGAACGTCACACACTCAAACAGTCTCAAACTTTGGCTAAATTCAAATCTGCATTTGGATCAGAATCCAGACTCTGCCAGTTGGACCCATCTCTACTTAGTATGCTTATAGTATGCAAAAGAAAATTAATCCTCTTAGACTGGAGAAGAAAAGCCACATTCTTAACTTAAGAGGAAACTTAGTTTTCCTCTCTCTTGTGTAGATAAGCTTGACTTTCTTCTCTCTGGAGGCTTGCTTCTTGTTTCTTGTGACCACTGTGCAAGTTCTAATCTTCAGATGATCTGAAGTTAATTAGGCGTTGGTGTAGAGGGAAACTTGCAGGATACTGTGCCTTTTTTCCATATCTAATGCAGATGTCactttctttttcctccctgcTGTCCTTCCATACtttgctttatttaaaagaaagcagcaaggttcttgatttttttaattttcagacaGCTTCTTTTATTGTGCACCGTGGAATTTTTATATTCTTTGTCAGATTTATATGAAAGCATGACACAAAGTTCTGAGTCAATTTTAAGAACTGCATTCATTTAATCTTGCCATTTTCACATGTCAAAACTATGATAGGTTCAATAAAATGCCAGAGATCTTTGGAGTTTTGAAAACTTTTTGCCTCAGAAAAGTGGCAAAACAGATCATTCGCATGTTTCCAACTCAGAATGTTCTAGTGCTACTTTGCCACCTTTTCATGTTAGTAAGAGGAGATAAATGACAGGCACGTTGCGTTCCATAAACATATGGTCTTTTAAGCACACGGTCATGCTGCCTTCCCATGCATTGCTGATGCATTGTCTTATATAAATGCTGAACATTTGGCCAGGCTAAGGTTCACTGCTTTTAAAGATTTGCCCAACCCAGTGCTAATATTGGCAGTATCCTTATGATGAGTTACAGAAGACATATCAAAAATGGCTGTTTTAATTAGCCCAGAATGAAATGCTTGATAAGAAAATAGCACAGTGAAGAATTACTTGTCTTCAGCATCATGCACCCATCTGTCACTTGAGAAATACATGCCCCACATTTTTATAGCGTATGTCATGGGAGGAGGGGGTCATTGCTGGTACCATGGTAGCAGCAGCATTAGCTATAATGATTTGAGCAGCTTTTGTGCAGCTGAAAGTGTACACCTTCAGTTTGTTGTTAAATTGAGCTCAAGAACAATTGGTTGAAAGAGAAAGAATCTGTCACTGGTGAATTTTACGATCTTGTAGTTCACGCAGTGAAGAAGTCTTAGTACTACAACATTTTGGAgcatgattttgtgtgtgtgattttttttctgagtgcTTTCCAGTGTGATCCCCAATACCGCACACCTTTTGTCATGATCTAAATGGTTGCTTTTTGTGCGGTTGTCaaatctgactttaaaaaaaatcccatggaaAGAAATCTCCTATATATGTCGTATAATAGGATACATACATAATTTTATAATACTGTACTATAAACCGCAAGAAGAACTGATTAGGATTATATTGATTCTGCAGTTTTTGACCAGAGCTGGGAGAAACATGGATTTCTGTTTGTTAGTAATTCCAAAAAATcaggggttgggaggaggagaagtgtaATTGCAGGTTGAACAGAAAACAAGATTTTTTGAGACTTTGCAATGAATTGAAGTCAAAAACTTGTCTGAGTCAGGTGAAAACGAAACACTGGAATTTTAATGTATATAAAGTTAGCCAGAGTTTGGGATGAGaacttatttaatatttatgaacagaACTACATAAATAAGAAGTATAGGAATATGAAAAATATAACCCTTATGCTTCAGCACATGGTGATGATCACCAACtaggaggaggaaaaaatgtcTCTTTATAAAATAATATTGCACAAATAGGTGCACTATGGTACATAGGTTTTAAACCTTCCTCTGAGACATGCAACATTAACCAGACACAGGATATAAAACTAGATGGACCTGTTCTAATATGCAGTTCCTGTGTTGTCATTTTTTCCATGCTAGTTTTGATAGTTCACTTCCCTTCCATTATAATATGACAGgaatcaaattctgccctggc
The sequence above is a segment of the Natator depressus isolate rNatDep1 chromosome 5, rNatDep2.hap1, whole genome shotgun sequence genome. Coding sequences within it:
- the LOC141987957 gene encoding LOW QUALITY PROTEIN: protein FAM200C-like (The sequence of the model RefSeq protein was modified relative to this genomic sequence to represent the inferred CDS: inserted 2 bases in 1 codon; deleted 2 bases in 1 codon), whose protein sequence is MAGIKKRKYDEDYIKYGFTVMEKNRIDHPQCVVCHVVLSNDALRPSRLERHLTKNHSALKDKPKEFFAAKLQNVKRMNLDTTEAFHQASAKAVEASYELSLLIAKAKKAHIIGETLVKRCLLKAADIVLGAKSKKKILEILLSDNSVKSCIDDMAKDLKLQVVEAVKASPFFTIQCDDTTDVAQCCQLFIYVWLINDGTVKEQLLFLKELMTTSKASDVMKMVSDSFEENGLSWEKLVGVCTDGAPVMLGSRSGFVTLVKEKNPALXTLPDDLYDLLNLAIKVVNFVKNSTLNTRLFAVFCMDLGVDHKILLFHMEVQWLSKGNMISRLFGLKDKVEIFLKQQKKEELYCAFTEQTFQLSLAYLVDIFESLNNLNLKLQGNNAANIIAHHDAIKAFTEKIKLWKCQTQARRLTFYLFQFSSLAENEGFQELCKEDVKNKIVFHLDCLADQFIHCFPDNFSGNPVHKLACNPFNVDVNSLQEVLQEQALKMKYDSSVKDIFENLNLEEFWIKYFPIYLKVGEDVLRIILPFSSAYLCEKSFSSLVIIKMKQRNRLDVENNLHCTLSSLKPRISQLVKKMQQHPSHYIHFVYAISYFKLHFY